Proteins found in one Micromonospora sp. WMMD1082 genomic segment:
- a CDS encoding substrate-binding domain-containing protein — translation MAVNRSPAVLGSATIATIAQEVGVSAATVSKVLNGRSDVAAGTRARVEASLERHRYRRRARRAPGDGQIELVFHEFGSDWALEIIRGVEAVTTLTDTHVVLSQLEGAHRPPQSWVDSVIARRPLGVLLVMCNLTDQQRQQLQRQSIPVVVLDTDSASVASVPTIGSNNWNGGLLATRHLLELGHRRIAMISGPREVLCARARTAGFRCAHEELGVPVDPALIRHGNFHLDAGYSYGIELLSRPDRPTAIFAGSDLQAMGVLRAARQLGLDVPGDLSVVGYDNLPVSAWIGPALTTVNQPLYDMAGTATQMLLDLARGNALPTSRIDLVAELIVRESTAPPP, via the coding sequence ATGGCTGTGAACCGCTCGCCGGCCGTGCTCGGCTCCGCGACCATCGCGACCATCGCGCAGGAGGTCGGTGTCTCCGCGGCGACGGTCTCCAAGGTCCTCAACGGGCGCTCGGACGTCGCCGCCGGGACCAGGGCGCGGGTCGAGGCCAGCCTGGAGCGGCACCGCTACCGCCGCCGTGCCCGCCGGGCGCCCGGCGACGGCCAGATCGAGCTGGTGTTCCACGAGTTCGGCTCCGACTGGGCCCTGGAGATCATCCGCGGTGTCGAGGCGGTCACCACGCTCACCGACACGCACGTGGTGCTCTCGCAGCTGGAAGGCGCGCACCGGCCGCCGCAGTCCTGGGTCGACTCGGTGATCGCCCGACGTCCCCTCGGCGTGCTGCTGGTGATGTGCAACCTGACCGACCAGCAACGGCAACAGTTGCAACGCCAGTCGATACCCGTCGTCGTGCTCGACACCGACAGCGCCAGCGTGGCCTCCGTGCCCACCATCGGCTCGAACAACTGGAACGGTGGACTGCTCGCCACCCGCCACCTGCTGGAGCTCGGGCATCGCCGGATCGCGATGATCTCCGGCCCGCGGGAGGTGCTCTGCGCCCGGGCCCGCACGGCGGGTTTCCGCTGTGCCCACGAGGAACTCGGCGTGCCGGTCGATCCGGCGCTGATCCGCCACGGCAACTTCCACCTCGACGCCGGCTACTCCTACGGCATCGAGTTGCTGAGCCGGCCGGACCGGCCAACGGCGATCTTCGCCGGCTCCGACCTGCAGGCGATGGGGGTGCTGCGTGCCGCCCGTCAGCTCGGCCTCGATGTCCCCGGCGACCTGTCGGTGGTGGGCTACGACAACCTTCCGGTCTCGGCCTGGATCGGCCCGGCCCTGACCACGGTCAACCAGCCGCTGTACGACATGGCCGGCACGGCCACCCAGATGCTGCTCGACCTCGCGCGGGGAAACGCCCTGCCCACCAGCCGGATCGACCTGGTCGCCGAGCTGATCGTCCGCGAGAGCACCGCCCCACCACCCTGA
- a CDS encoding RICIN domain-containing protein, whose amino-acid sequence MLLRTTTRAPRRWLVAVATLALLGAGVAMASPSAQAATVDPGATYVFVNRHSGKAMDVWNWSTADNAPVNQHARNDTAVQQWRFVDVGGGYYQIRSAHSGKVLELPNANDGVQLVQNSAASGNTRQHFRLADSAGGYVRFLNRHSNKALDVWAWSTADGGMISQYQDLDGANQQWQLVTLNTGGGSGCGSGAFQAEAVLSGGTWTARNGGSTVYTGADMRAAVQAAVNSLSAGRTSKQRVVVRGSGSISAGSRISLPSYTTIDVCGTINVTGSGSGDQAPIYSRGTTQIEVQNLTVTGTPLYGIFLRNVTNVILGQIDMRLSSGLGVRIDNRGDTSQWTRNVRIDNVYVSGASSHAVETYGVDGLTVGTVTARNVGESGLLLNETINATVTTVDAENAGTGTGYAAFRTANRAGRIGAGYPTNIRVDTVRARGGGRGIFCVSESGGVAVNRVDIANTGNNAILIENCSGVDIAAGGGTISGGGEVRLAARADFPGNRDITLRNFTLANSRIVENPCATNLTISNVTLSNSTISRC is encoded by the coding sequence ATGCTGCTCAGGACAACAACCCGAGCGCCTCGGCGCTGGCTGGTCGCCGTCGCCACGCTCGCGCTGCTCGGCGCCGGCGTGGCCATGGCCTCGCCGAGCGCCCAGGCCGCGACGGTCGATCCCGGCGCCACGTACGTCTTCGTGAACCGGCACAGCGGTAAGGCGATGGACGTGTGGAACTGGTCCACCGCCGACAACGCCCCGGTCAACCAGCACGCCCGCAACGACACCGCCGTGCAACAGTGGCGCTTCGTCGACGTCGGCGGCGGCTACTACCAGATCCGCTCCGCGCACAGCGGCAAGGTCCTCGAACTGCCCAACGCCAACGACGGCGTCCAACTCGTGCAGAACAGCGCCGCCAGCGGCAACACCCGTCAGCACTTCCGGCTCGCCGACTCCGCCGGCGGGTACGTCAGGTTCCTCAACCGGCACTCGAACAAGGCCCTCGACGTCTGGGCCTGGTCCACCGCCGACGGCGGCATGATCTCCCAGTACCAGGACCTCGACGGCGCCAACCAGCAGTGGCAACTGGTCACCCTCAACACCGGTGGCGGCAGTGGCTGCGGCAGCGGCGCGTTCCAGGCCGAGGCGGTGCTCAGCGGCGGCACGTGGACCGCCCGCAACGGCGGTAGCACGGTCTACACCGGCGCCGACATGCGCGCCGCCGTGCAGGCGGCGGTGAACAGCCTCAGCGCCGGCCGGACCAGCAAGCAGCGGGTCGTGGTACGCGGCTCCGGCTCGATCAGCGCCGGCTCCCGGATCTCGCTGCCCAGCTACACGACGATCGACGTCTGCGGCACCATCAACGTGACCGGTTCCGGCTCCGGCGACCAGGCCCCGATCTACTCCCGGGGCACCACCCAGATCGAGGTGCAGAACCTCACCGTCACCGGCACCCCGCTCTACGGCATCTTCCTGCGCAACGTCACCAACGTGATCCTCGGCCAGATCGACATGCGGCTCTCCAGCGGGCTGGGCGTACGCATCGACAACCGGGGCGACACCAGCCAGTGGACCCGCAACGTCCGCATCGACAACGTCTACGTATCCGGCGCGAGTTCGCACGCCGTGGAGACGTACGGCGTGGACGGGCTGACCGTCGGCACCGTGACCGCCCGCAACGTCGGTGAGTCGGGGCTGCTGCTCAACGAGACCATCAACGCCACGGTGACCACGGTCGACGCGGAGAACGCCGGCACCGGCACCGGCTACGCGGCGTTCCGGACCGCCAACCGGGCCGGGCGGATCGGCGCCGGCTACCCGACCAACATCCGGGTGGACACCGTGCGGGCGCGTGGTGGTGGCCGGGGCATCTTCTGCGTCTCGGAATCCGGCGGGGTGGCGGTCAACCGGGTCGACATCGCCAACACCGGCAACAACGCGATCCTCATCGAGAACTGCTCCGGAGTGGACATCGCGGCGGGCGGCGGCACGATCAGCGGCGGCGGCGAGGTGCGGCTGGCCGCGCGCGCCGACTTCCCCGGCAACCGGGACATCACGCTGCGCAACTTCACGCTGGCCAACAGCCGGATCGTGGAGAACCCCTGCGCGACCAACCTGACCATCAGCAACGTCACCCTGAGCAACTCGACCATCAGCCGCTGCTGA
- a CDS encoding ABC transporter permease subunit, with protein sequence MSAPTTMTTPVSPGGPPRKPPAPPTARQAWRRALRRDWQLYSLAILPLLFFLIFRYLPMLGNLIAFRRFQPGGNIFGEYWVGLRYFKMFFTDPTFWNVFTNTLVLGGLTLLFCFPLPIVLALLLNEVRARRLKRLVQSVSYLPHFLSIVIVAAIVMQMLSMDGTINQLVRAGDGDPIPFLQRPEWFRTIYVSSEIWQTVGWGTILYLAALTTIDDNLYEASRIDGANRWRQTWHVTLPGIRPTMVTLLILNIGTFMAVGFEKILLLYNPLTYPTADVISTYLFRVGFASSNFSYAAAIGLFEAVIGLVLVLSANLIARRTVGTSLW encoded by the coding sequence ATGAGCGCACCGACCACGATGACCACGCCGGTGTCGCCCGGTGGCCCGCCGCGAAAGCCCCCCGCCCCACCCACCGCCCGCCAGGCCTGGCGCCGGGCGCTGCGCCGGGACTGGCAGCTGTACTCGCTGGCGATCCTGCCGCTGCTGTTCTTCCTGATCTTCCGGTACCTGCCGATGCTCGGCAACCTGATCGCCTTCCGCCGGTTCCAGCCCGGTGGCAACATCTTCGGCGAGTACTGGGTCGGCCTGCGGTACTTCAAGATGTTCTTCACCGACCCGACGTTCTGGAACGTCTTCACCAACACGCTGGTGCTGGGCGGGCTGACCCTGCTGTTCTGCTTCCCGCTGCCGATCGTGCTGGCGTTGCTGCTCAACGAGGTGCGGGCCCGCAGGCTGAAGCGGCTCGTGCAGTCGGTGTCGTACCTGCCGCACTTCCTGTCCATCGTGATCGTGGCCGCCATCGTGATGCAGATGCTGTCCATGGACGGCACGATCAACCAGCTCGTGCGCGCGGGCGACGGCGATCCGATTCCGTTCCTGCAACGACCGGAATGGTTCCGCACCATCTACGTCTCGTCGGAGATCTGGCAGACCGTCGGCTGGGGCACGATCCTCTACCTGGCCGCGCTCACCACCATCGACGACAACCTCTACGAGGCCTCGCGCATCGACGGCGCCAACCGGTGGCGGCAGACCTGGCACGTCACGCTGCCGGGCATCCGGCCGACCATGGTGACGCTGCTGATCCTCAACATCGGCACCTTCATGGCGGTCGGGTTCGAGAAGATCCTGCTGCTCTACAACCCGCTGACCTATCCGACCGCCGACGTCATCTCCACGTACCTGTTCCGGGTGGGCTTCGCGTCCAGCAACTTCAGTTACGCCGCGGCGATCGGGCTGTTCGAGGCGGTGATCGGGTTGGTCCTGGTCCTGTCCGCGAACCTGATCGCCCGCCGCACGGTAGGGACGAGCCTGTGGTGA
- a CDS encoding acetylxylan esterase, translating into MPLFDLSLDQLRQYAPAVAEPADFDAFWRSTLRAAAESPVLLDVRPEPTDLRLVDSWDVTFAGFAGDPVRAWYTRPSGVDDPLPVVVEYVGYGRGRGLPHERLIWPVAGYAHLLMDARGQSGQYGAGDTPDPHGEAHGGPSPVTRGILSPEGYYYRRLITDAVRAVQAARALPGVDPRRVVAAGNSQGGGLALAVAGLVPDLAAVLATAPFLCHLQRAIEITDVGVYGDIVNYLAINRDAEPAVRRTLSYVDGVTFARRASAPAHFGVGLRDMVCPPSTGFAAYNQYGAASGQPEPERAMHVYPFNGHEHGDATQVRRQLRWLAGVLGGADGTADRMAAPKLSETPA; encoded by the coding sequence ATGCCCCTGTTCGACCTGTCCCTGGACCAGCTGCGGCAGTACGCGCCAGCCGTGGCCGAGCCCGCCGACTTCGACGCGTTCTGGCGGTCCACGCTGCGCGCGGCGGCGGAGTCACCGGTGCTGCTCGACGTCCGTCCCGAACCCACCGATCTGCGTCTGGTCGACAGCTGGGACGTCACCTTCGCCGGATTCGCCGGTGACCCGGTCCGGGCCTGGTACACCCGCCCGTCCGGAGTGGACGATCCGCTGCCGGTGGTCGTGGAGTACGTCGGCTACGGCCGCGGCCGGGGGCTGCCGCACGAGCGCCTGATCTGGCCGGTCGCGGGCTACGCGCACCTGCTCATGGACGCCCGGGGCCAGTCCGGCCAGTACGGTGCGGGCGACACGCCCGACCCGCACGGCGAGGCGCACGGTGGGCCGTCGCCGGTGACCCGCGGCATCCTGTCCCCGGAGGGCTACTACTACCGCCGCCTCATCACCGACGCGGTGCGGGCGGTCCAGGCGGCTCGCGCCCTGCCGGGAGTCGACCCGCGGCGGGTGGTCGCCGCGGGCAACAGCCAGGGCGGCGGGCTGGCCCTGGCGGTCGCCGGGCTCGTTCCCGACCTGGCCGCGGTGCTCGCCACCGCGCCGTTCCTCTGCCACCTGCAGCGGGCCATCGAGATCACCGATGTCGGGGTGTACGGCGACATCGTCAACTACCTCGCCATCAACCGGGACGCGGAGCCGGCGGTGCGGCGCACCCTCTCCTACGTCGACGGGGTCACCTTCGCCCGGCGGGCCAGTGCCCCGGCGCACTTCGGCGTGGGGCTGCGCGACATGGTCTGCCCGCCGAGCACCGGCTTCGCCGCGTACAACCAGTACGGTGCCGCCAGCGGCCAGCCGGAGCCCGAGCGGGCGATGCACGTCTACCCGTTCAACGGCCACGAGCACGGGGACGCGACCCAGGTACGGCGGCAGCTGCGCTGGCTGGCCGGCGTACTCGGTGGTGCCGACGGCACCGCCGACCGGATGGCGGCGCCGAAACTTTCGGAGACTCCGGCCTGA
- a CDS encoding endo-1,4-beta-xylanase, protein MNNASARASGRPATRLRPRNALVSAAVGLALVATSVVVVSSTASAATTLGASAAERGRYFGAAVAANKLSDSTYVGILNREFNSVTPENEMKLDATEPQQGVFNFTNADRIVNHAIAQGQTVRGHTLAWHSQQPGWMQNLSGTALRSAMLNHVTQVATYYRGKIHSWDVVNEAFADGSSGARRDSNLQRTGNDWIEAAFRAARAADPGAKLCYNDYNTDDWSHAKTQAVYDLVRDFRSRGVPIDCVGLQSHFNPNSPYPSNYRTTLSSFAALGVDVQITELDIEGSGTAQAETYRRVVTDCLAVSRCTGITVWGIRDSDSWRSGGTPLLFDASGNKKPAYNATLEALNGGTTPPPTTPPPTTPPPTTPPPTTPPPTTPPPGGAGCTASVSLNSWNGGFVATVRVTAGSSRINGWAVSIGLPSGSAVTNSWNTQASGTSGNVTFRNVSYNGAVAAGTSTEFGFQGTGAGPSGTPTCTAS, encoded by the coding sequence ATGAACAACGCCTCTGCCCGCGCCAGCGGGCGCCCGGCGACCCGACTGCGACCGCGTAACGCGCTGGTCTCGGCTGCGGTCGGTCTAGCCCTCGTCGCCACCAGCGTGGTGGTGGTGTCCTCCACCGCCAGCGCGGCGACCACCCTGGGCGCATCCGCCGCCGAGCGGGGCCGGTACTTCGGCGCCGCGGTGGCGGCGAACAAGCTCTCCGACTCGACCTACGTCGGCATCCTCAACCGCGAGTTCAACTCGGTCACCCCCGAGAACGAGATGAAGCTCGACGCGACCGAGCCGCAGCAGGGCGTCTTCAACTTCACCAACGCGGACCGGATCGTCAACCACGCCATCGCCCAGGGCCAGACCGTACGCGGCCACACCCTGGCCTGGCACTCCCAGCAACCCGGCTGGATGCAGAACCTCTCCGGCACCGCGCTGCGCAGCGCGATGCTCAACCATGTCACCCAGGTCGCCACCTACTACCGTGGCAAGATCCACTCCTGGGACGTGGTGAACGAGGCGTTCGCCGACGGCAGCAGCGGCGCCCGGCGCGACTCGAACCTCCAGCGCACCGGCAACGACTGGATCGAGGCGGCCTTCCGTGCCGCGCGGGCCGCCGACCCGGGCGCGAAGCTCTGCTACAACGACTACAACACCGACGACTGGAGCCACGCCAAGACGCAGGCCGTCTACGATCTGGTCCGCGACTTCCGCAGCCGGGGCGTGCCGATCGACTGCGTCGGCCTGCAGTCGCACTTCAACCCCAACTCGCCGTACCCCAGCAACTACCGCACCACGCTCTCCAGCTTCGCCGCACTCGGGGTGGACGTGCAGATCACCGAGCTGGACATCGAGGGCTCGGGCACCGCGCAGGCCGAGACCTACCGCCGGGTGGTCACCGACTGTCTCGCCGTCTCCCGCTGCACCGGCATCACGGTCTGGGGCATCCGGGACAGCGACTCCTGGCGCTCCGGCGGCACCCCGCTGCTCTTCGACGCCAGCGGTAACAAGAAGCCCGCGTACAACGCGACGCTCGAGGCCCTCAACGGCGGCACCACCCCGCCGCCGACCACGCCGCCGCCGACCACCCCGCCGCCCACCACTCCGCCGCCGACCACTCCGCCGCCCACCACCCCGCCGCCCGGCGGCGCGGGCTGCACCGCGTCGGTGTCGCTGAACTCCTGGAACGGCGGATTCGTCGCCACCGTACGCGTCACCGCCGGCTCGTCGAGAATCAACGGCTGGGCGGTGAGCATCGGGCTGCCGAGCGGCAGCGCGGTGACCAACAGCTGGAACACCCAGGCCAGCGGCACCAGCGGCAACGTGACGTTCCGCAACGTCAGCTACAACGGCGCGGTCGCCGCCGGCACCAGCACGGAGTTCGGCTTCCAGGGCACCGGCGCCGGACCTTCCGGCACCCCCACCTGCACCGCCAGCTGA
- the manD gene encoding D-mannonate dehydratase ManD — protein sequence MKIADARVIVTCPGRNFVTLKIVTDDGVTGIGDATLNGRELAVASYLTDHVVPLLIGREADRIEDTWQYLYRGAYWRRGPVTMSAIAAVDTALWDIKGKVAGLPVYQLLGGRSREGVTVYGHANAPTVDALLAEVARYLDLGYRAIRVQTGVPGLAATYGVGRNRHHYEPADAAIPTETVWSSERYLTHVPSVFARVRSEFGPELKLLHDVHHRLTPIEAARLGKAVEPYALTWLEDPVPAELQEGFRLIRQHTTTPIAVGEVFNTIWDCQQLITEQLIDYVRATVVHAGGITHLRRIFDLAHLYHVRSGSHGATDLSPVCLAAALHLDVSIPNFGLQEYMPHTEATDAVFPHSYRFADGYLHPSEEPGLGVDIDEELAAQHPYRPAALPVNRLEDGTLHNW from the coding sequence ATGAAGATCGCCGATGCCCGGGTCATCGTCACCTGTCCCGGACGGAACTTCGTCACGTTGAAGATCGTGACCGACGACGGGGTGACCGGGATCGGCGACGCCACCCTCAACGGCCGGGAACTGGCGGTCGCCAGCTACCTGACCGACCACGTCGTACCGCTGCTGATCGGGCGGGAGGCGGACCGGATCGAGGACACCTGGCAGTACCTCTACCGGGGCGCGTACTGGCGGCGCGGCCCGGTCACGATGAGCGCCATCGCGGCGGTGGACACCGCGCTGTGGGACATCAAGGGCAAGGTGGCCGGGCTGCCCGTGTACCAGTTGCTGGGCGGCCGCAGCCGCGAGGGGGTGACCGTGTACGGCCACGCCAACGCGCCCACCGTGGACGCGCTGCTCGCCGAGGTGGCCCGCTACCTCGATCTCGGCTACCGCGCGATCCGGGTGCAGACCGGAGTGCCCGGCCTGGCCGCCACCTACGGGGTCGGGCGGAACCGGCACCACTACGAACCGGCGGACGCGGCCATCCCCACCGAGACCGTCTGGAGCAGCGAGCGGTACCTCACCCACGTGCCGTCGGTCTTCGCCCGGGTCCGCAGCGAGTTCGGGCCGGAGCTGAAACTGCTGCACGACGTGCACCACCGGCTCACCCCGATCGAGGCGGCCCGCCTGGGCAAGGCCGTGGAGCCGTACGCGCTGACCTGGTTGGAGGACCCGGTACCGGCGGAGTTGCAGGAGGGCTTCCGGCTGATCCGCCAGCACACCACGACGCCGATTGCCGTCGGCGAGGTGTTCAACACGATCTGGGACTGCCAGCAGCTCATCACCGAGCAGCTCATCGACTACGTGCGGGCCACCGTCGTGCACGCGGGGGGCATCACCCACCTGCGCCGCATCTTCGACCTGGCCCATCTCTACCACGTGCGCAGCGGTTCGCACGGCGCCACCGACCTGTCACCGGTGTGCCTGGCCGCGGCCCTGCATCTCGACGTGAGCATCCCCAACTTCGGCCTGCAGGAGTACATGCCGCACACCGAGGCCACCGACGCGGTCTTTCCCCACTCGTACCGCTTCGCCGACGGCTACCTGCACCCGTCCGAGGAGCCGGGGCTCGGGGTCGACATCGACGAGGAGCTGGCCGCGCAGCACCCGTACCGGCCGGCGGCACTGCCGGTGAACCGGCTGGAGGACGGCACGCTGCACAACTGGTGA
- a CDS encoding glycoside hydrolase family 3 N-terminal domain-containing protein: MTSQLPVDDRLVSPGTDPWRDPRLRPDERADALIPLMSLEEKIAQLVGLWVGADASGEGVAPHQSDRVEHTPPWRDAIRHGLGQLTRPFGTAPVDPVLGARALAASQAQIVATSRFGIPAQVHEECLTGFAAWRATVYPAPLSWGAAFDPDLVEEMAGLIGRSMRAAGVHQGLAPVLDVTRDYRWGRTEETIGEDPYLVGTVGAAYVRGLERAGVVATLKHFAGYSASRGGRNLAPVPMGRRELADVILPPFEMALRLGGARSVMHSYAEIDGVPVAADEELLTRVLRDRWGFDGVLVADYFAVRFLQSLHGVAADAAAAARLALRAGTDVELPTVDAYGAPLLAAVRSGAVGADLVDRALRRVLIQKIELGLLDEEWRELPANVDELRLDDEANQAVALRLARQSVVLLRNRDGLLPLAADRRVALVGPVADDPMAMLGCYSFPLHIGVQYPEHGVGVEIPSLREALQRRHPQLTFVPGTDITGDDTSGIAAAVEAATDADVCVLAVGDRAGMFGRGTSGEGCDAVDLQLPGVQAELVRAVLATGTPVVLVVLSGRPYALGPVTDGAGAIVQGFFPGQLGGEALAEVLTGAVNPSGRLPVSVPRDIGGLPGTYLSPTLGRRSRVSSVDPTPAFPFGHGLSYTTFEWSDAEVTGDSGDASGATAAWPVDGEVTVGVTVRNTGSRAGTEVVQLYLHDPVAQTTRPVVRLIGYARVPAEPGQTARVTFQVPADVTSFTGVHGRRVVEPGDVQLRLGRSSGDPVASLALRLVGDERDVGHQRELVSQVRVEPAVLAVSGGPR, from the coding sequence ATGACAAGTCAGCTGCCCGTCGACGATCGGTTGGTGTCCCCCGGCACCGATCCGTGGCGTGACCCGAGGCTGCGACCGGACGAACGGGCAGACGCGCTCATCCCGCTGATGTCACTGGAGGAGAAGATCGCCCAGCTGGTCGGCCTCTGGGTCGGCGCGGACGCCTCCGGCGAGGGCGTCGCCCCCCACCAGTCCGATCGGGTCGAGCACACGCCGCCCTGGCGGGATGCCATCCGGCACGGCCTGGGTCAGCTGACCCGGCCGTTCGGGACCGCGCCGGTCGATCCGGTCCTCGGCGCCCGCGCCCTGGCCGCCTCCCAGGCGCAGATCGTGGCGACGAGCCGGTTCGGGATTCCGGCCCAGGTGCACGAGGAGTGCCTCACCGGCTTCGCCGCCTGGCGTGCGACCGTGTACCCGGCGCCGCTGAGCTGGGGTGCGGCCTTCGACCCGGACCTGGTCGAGGAGATGGCCGGGCTGATCGGCCGGTCGATGCGGGCCGCCGGTGTCCACCAGGGACTGGCCCCGGTCCTGGACGTGACCCGCGACTACCGCTGGGGGCGTACCGAGGAGACGATCGGCGAGGATCCCTACCTGGTCGGGACGGTCGGCGCGGCGTACGTGCGCGGGCTGGAGCGGGCCGGCGTGGTGGCGACGCTGAAGCACTTCGCCGGCTACTCGGCCTCCCGGGGCGGGCGGAACCTGGCGCCGGTGCCGATGGGGCGCCGGGAACTGGCCGACGTCATCCTGCCACCGTTCGAGATGGCCCTGCGGCTCGGTGGCGCGCGATCGGTGATGCACTCGTACGCCGAGATCGACGGCGTGCCGGTGGCCGCCGACGAGGAACTGCTGACCCGGGTGCTGCGGGATCGGTGGGGCTTCGACGGGGTGCTGGTCGCGGACTACTTCGCCGTCCGCTTCCTGCAGTCCCTGCACGGCGTGGCCGCCGACGCCGCGGCGGCGGCCCGGCTCGCCCTGCGCGCCGGCACCGACGTGGAACTGCCCACAGTGGACGCCTACGGCGCGCCGCTGCTGGCCGCGGTGCGCTCCGGCGCGGTCGGTGCGGACCTGGTCGACCGCGCCCTGCGCCGGGTGCTGATCCAGAAGATCGAGCTGGGGCTGCTCGACGAGGAATGGCGTGAACTGCCCGCCAACGTCGACGAGCTGCGCCTGGACGACGAGGCCAACCAGGCCGTCGCCCTGCGCCTGGCCCGCCAGTCCGTCGTCCTGCTCCGTAACCGCGACGGGCTGCTGCCGCTCGCCGCCGACCGGCGCGTCGCGCTGGTCGGCCCGGTCGCGGACGACCCGATGGCGATGCTCGGGTGCTACTCCTTCCCCCTACACATCGGCGTGCAGTATCCGGAGCACGGCGTCGGCGTGGAGATTCCGTCCCTGCGCGAGGCGCTGCAGCGACGGCACCCGCAGCTCACCTTCGTCCCGGGTACCGACATCACCGGGGACGACACCTCCGGCATCGCCGCGGCGGTCGAGGCGGCCACCGACGCCGACGTCTGCGTCCTCGCGGTCGGCGACCGGGCCGGCATGTTCGGCCGGGGCACCTCCGGTGAGGGTTGCGACGCGGTCGACCTCCAGTTGCCCGGGGTACAGGCCGAACTGGTCCGCGCGGTACTGGCCACCGGAACCCCGGTGGTGCTGGTGGTGCTCTCCGGCCGGCCGTACGCGCTCGGCCCGGTGACGGACGGCGCGGGCGCGATCGTGCAGGGGTTCTTCCCCGGCCAACTCGGCGGCGAGGCGCTGGCCGAGGTGCTCACCGGCGCGGTCAACCCCTCCGGCCGGCTCCCGGTCAGTGTGCCGCGGGACATCGGCGGGTTGCCCGGCACCTACCTCTCCCCCACCCTGGGCCGCCGCTCGCGGGTGTCGTCGGTGGACCCGACGCCCGCGTTCCCGTTCGGCCACGGGTTGAGCTACACCACCTTCGAGTGGAGCGACGCCGAGGTGACCGGCGATTCGGGCGACGCCTCCGGCGCAACCGCCGCATGGCCGGTCGACGGCGAGGTGACGGTCGGCGTCACGGTGCGCAACACCGGCTCGCGGGCCGGCACCGAGGTCGTCCAGCTCTACCTGCACGATCCGGTGGCACAGACCACCAGGCCGGTGGTCCGCCTGATCGGGTACGCCAGGGTGCCGGCGGAGCCGGGTCAGACGGCCCGGGTCACCTTCCAGGTCCCCGCCGACGTCACCTCCTTCACCGGTGTGCACGGCCGGCGCGTGGTCGAGCCCGGCGACGTGCAGCTCCGCCTCGGCCGCTCCAGCGGCGACCCGGTGGCGAGCCTGGCCCTGCGGTTGGTCGGCGACGAGCGCGACGTCGGCCATCAGCGGGAACTGGTCTCGCAGGTACGCGTCGAGCCCGCCGTCCTCGCCGTCTCAGGGGGCCCGCGATGA